Proteins from a genomic interval of Benincasa hispida cultivar B227 chromosome 7, ASM972705v1, whole genome shotgun sequence:
- the LOC120082236 gene encoding CTD nuclear envelope phosphatase 1 homolog yields MAELTQPEVYSPRTLQVWKTLLNWLAFFFQIFVSILRAFGHLRLLSSSDSSSDSSSPSFKPLPVVELPDHELLAASAVDIASVEDEEEESDGLMEKLTIVLDLDETLICAYETSTLPAVIRNQAIEAGLKSFELECFSSDKDCEGKPKVNYVTVFERPGLHDFLNHLGGFANLVLFTAGLEGYARPLVDRIDEKNRFSLRLYRPSTISTEYRDHVKDLSCLSKDLRRIVIVDNNPFSFLLQPLNGIPCIPFSAGQPHDSQLLDVILPLLKHLSLQNDVRPVLYERFHMPEWFQKHGIPT; encoded by the exons ATGGCTGAGTTGACTCAGCCGGAGGTCTACTCGCCCAGGACTCTGCAGGTGTGGAAGACGCTATTGAACTGGTTGGCTTTCTTCTTCCAGATCTTCGTTTCAATCCTCAGAGCTTTTGGACACCTTcgccttctttcttcttctgatTCTTCTTCTGATTCTTCGTCTCCGTCTTTTAAGCCTTTGCCGGTAGTTGAACTTCCTGACCATGAGTTGCTTGCCGCCTCCGCCGTTGATATTGCTTCtgttgaagatgaagaggagGAGTCCGATGGGCTTATGGAGAAACTGACG ATAGTTCTCGACTTGGATGAAACTCTCATATGTGCATATGAGACATCTACTTTGCCTGCTGTTATTCGCAATCAAGCAATAGAAGCTGGACTGAAGTCTTTTGAACTCGAGTGCTTTTCTTCAGACAAG GACTGTGAAGGGAAGCCTAAGGTCAACTATGTTACTGTCTTTGAGCGCCCCGGTCTGCACGATTTCTTAAACCATCTAGGTGGATTTGCAAATCTTGTACTCTTCACAGCTGGTCTTGAAG GGTATGCAAGACCTCTTGTTGACAGGATAGATGAAAAAAATCGATTTAGTCTTAGACTGTATAGGCCTTCAACAATTAGCAC GGAATACCGAGATCACGTGAAGGATCTCTCCTGCCTATCAAAGGATCTAAGAAGAATAGTCATCGTTGACAACAATCCTTTCAGTTTTTTATTGCAACCTCTAAATGGAATTCCTTGCATTCCATTTTCTGCAGGCCAACCACACGATTCACAG CTCCTAGATGTCATTCTTCCACTTCTAAAGCATCTCTCGCTGCAGAACGACGTCAGGCCGGTGCTGTACGAAAGATTCCATATGCCTGAATGGTTTCAGAAGCATGGAATTCCGACCTAA